A genomic segment from Necator americanus strain Aroian chromosome III, whole genome shotgun sequence encodes:
- a CDS encoding hypothetical protein (NECATOR_CHRIII.G12252.T2), whose translation MSSPEVAIEGPTSIAKAGSTPSIRAYATETPDRVHPTFPPSAFERTHNHAHIPLVQAAREQGSISVWRMPTSLSQSRLGGRNSPSNACTVIAVRMAEVIHRTDTKMPSAIYRTKATYECDGRQVSSRNQRAAAGHEGVPEIKNNSEKETNLACPLRVISCLTNAIVDGNCIHEEAVKNRTNGEQNFTIPDAIHACKNAVKEIDFCSVPGPLWTELPFYIRAVVRSPALSRDIRLFLLLIAFERTVLIVFERTTSSLTLFDSHMHSQSEGAVIATGHIDNVEDLCHWLSCNIFHESQTQDERNREFEISLIRFCGETSSNDCCLPNSTVPCEFPVFASARRRRKRRFDATRAILKPAKHAKIQNPEDHDKEDLRPLHCSRTQTLLPLASLDNLRSRNII comes from the exons ATGTCTAG CCCGGAAGTAGCTATTGAGGGTCCTACCTCGATCGCAAAAGCTGGCTCCACTCCCTCAATTCGAGCTTACGCGACTGAGACTCCAGATCGTGTTCACCCGACTTTTCCACCGTCGGCTTTCGAAAGAACGCATA ACCATGCTCATATACCACTAGTTCAAGCTGCAAGAGAACAG GGAAGCATATCTGTATGGCGAATGCCGACCTCTTTGTCACAAAGCCGTCTAGGAGGAAGAAACTCACCATCTAATGCATGTACAGTTATTGCCGTACGGATGGCCGAAGTTATTCATCGAACGGATACGAAAATGCCGTCCGCAATCTACAGAACAAAG GCAACGTATGAGTGCGATGGGCGTCAGGTATCAAGCCGAAATCAACGTGCTGCAGCAGGACATGAAGGTGTTCcggaaatcaaaaataatagtgaaaaAGAGACGAATCTG GCATGCCCATTGCGTGTGATTTCTTGCTTGACGAATGCCATTGTTGATGGGAACTGCATACATGAAGAGGCAGTGAAAAATCGAACGAATGGTGAGCAGAACTTCACGATTCCAGATGCAATTCATGCATGTAAGAATGCTGTAAAG GAGATTGATTTTTGCTCAGTACCTGGACCGCTATGGACTGAACTACCGTTTTACATACGGGCAGTGGTCCGGAG CCCTGCTCTCTCTCGAGATATTCGTCTTTTTCTATTGTTGATCGCATTCGAAAGGACTGTACTTATTGTGTTTGAACGAACGACTTCTTCTCTTACATTATTCGATTCGCACATGCATAGTCAGTCTGAAG GTGCTGTCATAGCCACTGGTCATATAGACAATGTTGAAGATCTTTGTCATTGGCTTTCATGTAATATCTTCCATGAATCACAAACCCAAGATGAACGTAATCGA gaatttgaaatttcgctCATACGTTTCTGTGGAGAAACTTCAAGCAATGATTGTTGTCTACCGAATTCAACAGTACCGTGCGAGTTTCCAGTTTTTGCTTCAGCAAGGCGGCGAAGAAAACGACGATTTGATGCAACGAGGGCGATTCTAAAACCAGCAAAACATGCGAAAATACAAAACCCTGAAGACCACGATAAGGAAGATTTACGACCTCTACATTGTTCCAGAACGCAGACTTTGCTTCCATTAGCTTCCCTTGATAACCTTCGATCTCGAAACATAATATAG
- a CDS encoding hypothetical protein (NECATOR_CHRIII.G12252.T1), with product MKSDHAHIPLVQAAREQGSISVWRMPTSLSQSRLGGRNSPSNACTVIAVRMAEVIHRTDTKMPSAIYRTKATYECDGRQVSSRNQRAAAGHEGVPEIKNNSEKETNLACPLRVISCLTNAIVDGNCIHEEAVKNRTNGEQNFTIPDAIHACKNAVKEIDFCSVPGPLWTELPFYIRAVVRSPALSRDIRLFLLLIAFERTVLIVFERTTSSLTLFDSHMHSQSEGAVIATGHIDNVEDLCHWLSCNIFHESQTQDERNREFEISLIRFCGETSSNDCCLPNSTVPCEFPVFASARRRRKRRFDATRAILKPAKHAKIQNPEDHDKEDLRPLHCSRTQTLLPLASLDNLRSRNII from the exons ATGAAATCAGACCATGCTCATATACCACTAGTTCAAGCTGCAAGAGAACAG GGAAGCATATCTGTATGGCGAATGCCGACCTCTTTGTCACAAAGCCGTCTAGGAGGAAGAAACTCACCATCTAATGCATGTACAGTTATTGCCGTACGGATGGCCGAAGTTATTCATCGAACGGATACGAAAATGCCGTCCGCAATCTACAGAACAAAG GCAACGTATGAGTGCGATGGGCGTCAGGTATCAAGCCGAAATCAACGTGCTGCAGCAGGACATGAAGGTGTTCcggaaatcaaaaataatagtgaaaaAGAGACGAATCTG GCATGCCCATTGCGTGTGATTTCTTGCTTGACGAATGCCATTGTTGATGGGAACTGCATACATGAAGAGGCAGTGAAAAATCGAACGAATGGTGAGCAGAACTTCACGATTCCAGATGCAATTCATGCATGTAAGAATGCTGTAAAG GAGATTGATTTTTGCTCAGTACCTGGACCGCTATGGACTGAACTACCGTTTTACATACGGGCAGTGGTCCGGAG CCCTGCTCTCTCTCGAGATATTCGTCTTTTTCTATTGTTGATCGCATTCGAAAGGACTGTACTTATTGTGTTTGAACGAACGACTTCTTCTCTTACATTATTCGATTCGCACATGCATAGTCAGTCTGAAG GTGCTGTCATAGCCACTGGTCATATAGACAATGTTGAAGATCTTTGTCATTGGCTTTCATGTAATATCTTCCATGAATCACAAACCCAAGATGAACGTAATCGA gaatttgaaatttcgctCATACGTTTCTGTGGAGAAACTTCAAGCAATGATTGTTGTCTACCGAATTCAACAGTACCGTGCGAGTTTCCAGTTTTTGCTTCAGCAAGGCGGCGAAGAAAACGACGATTTGATGCAACGAGGGCGATTCTAAAACCAGCAAAACATGCGAAAATACAAAACCCTGAAGACCACGATAAGGAAGATTTACGACCTCTACATTGTTCCAGAACGCAGACTTTGCTTCCATTAGCTTCCCTTGATAACCTTCGATCTCGAAACATAATATAG
- a CDS encoding hypothetical protein (NECATOR_CHRIII.G12251.T1) produces MKKITTVILGILTFLGGVGFVVHPSVVHLVDSHEILSPRLAILRLRPLRQKSISIINCYSPTSAADECELDEFYEELEEVIHNEKFFYKFVVGDFNAKLGKATEEEYSIERFGLGDRNENGNRLAGVLSAARLFHGNSLFMKKDHRRWTWESPNGATRAEIDHILTKQRWCLLDVSVVPSFCSGTDHRLLRAKIRLSHTMEKNICYRQRRRKEVVYDDCVLEDSLSQGDWHIEEDPNVDYEMLLRGSRACAERASKPRTTNLDRISKTTKELQKKILEAAQRRTSLKKCRRDLREYDIPLAALLSEYGARTSSRRVMEIITERFYSDLFRSSTPVSSPIIPTGEAPPRILPSEVRVAIKSMKSGRALGPDFISADFLRAGGHPLHVILAAHMTSYLQKERIQDQWKTSRTVLIHEKGHWMKPSLKNKLDSAGVQLLGPHPDRVEGHRGVDSSYVRTLANRCTTRIQLFLRPLTIPVGKGVRQGDTISPKLFTAALQWIMKSLSWEERGIRVDGRFLSNLRFADDIVLFPSSTNEAETMLNELNEAGKRIRLRINRKKTQLMKNAYCEDGGVQPKGSQIVEASSYVYLGSSMNMENDLKEELNRRMRAAWVAFAAVREATDQQTDQDLLAHLFNSTVLPALCYAAETWANTAATSRKLLTTHRALKRCLLKFNRRTQHLAGLRSSDLRGMSRLRDPVEYVSKAKHIWAGHIMRRIDDRWTKRTLEWIPRDAKRPRGRPPTRWCDVFATQMDQLRAQLDTAQGPRQHYCAKVEQRESAKITTFYDREWRGSEDQALELRETLIKMAKTGAAGVDTIAMENGKPIIQSPGKKFTYERRYYYWDQHQKPKKEELLCGLLMKELMRIPGKQTVPTKNDESNDDDDNSNEEDSSESSDEILKNLQYHDGDRPKQITWACTEEKEDCCGIDCCSKSTDILSYLFRLYILPIIASCSCGGFVCLVWRNKNAILRLFKKRLADGNEVWETPRPPPDISNANYPRQSYPTPPQQQELQNLPENGVNKEDASQKLRSDEQKKPSSPKNEDKKENAGPDPARDKEEKTAEKGNVEQAEH; encoded by the exons ATGAAAAAGATAACTACAGTTATACTTGGGATCTTGACGTTTCTTG gcggtgttggttttgttgtgcacccatctgtcgtccatctcgtcgattctcacgagatcctgtcacctcgtctggccattcttcgcctccgccctctgcgccaaaaatccatcagtatcatcaactgctactcaccaacatcagcagctgatgaatgcgaattggacgagttttacgaggagctggaggaagtaatccaCAACGAGAAattcttctacaaattcgttgtcggagacttcaacgcaaaactaggaaaggccacagaagaggaatacagcattgaaagatttggactaggggaccggaatgaaaatggcaatcgtctcgctggGGTGTTGTctgccgctcgcctctttcatgggaactctcttttcatgaaaaaagatcatcgtcggtggacatgggaatcgcccaatggcgcgactcgtgcggagatcgaccacatactcaccaaacagaggtggtgtctacttgacgtctcagttgtaccatccttttgtagtggtactgatcaccgtctccttcgtgcgaaaatacgtcTTAGCCACacaatggaaaagaacatctgctatcggcaacgaaggagaaaagaagtcgtctacgacgattgcgtactcgaggactccttgtcccaaggtgactggcacatcgaggaggacccaaacgtggactacgagatgctgctcagaggatcacgagcctgtgctgaacgtgcctcgaagccgcgcacgacaaacttggatcgaatttcgaagaccaccaaggaatt gcagaagaagattctggaagcagcacaaagaagaacgagtctaaagaagtgccgcagggatctccgcgaatatgatattccgctagcagccttgctgagcgaataCGGggctcgcacgtcttctcgtcgtgtgatggaaatcattacggagaggttctactcggaccttttccgttcatcaactcctgtgtcaagcccaatcatccccactggcgaagctccaccacggattctcccttcggaagtacgagtcgctatcaagagcatgaaatctgGCAGAGCCctcggacctgattttatatcagcagactttcttcgggctggtggtcatccacttcatgtaatcttagcagcgcacatgacatcctaccttcagaaggAAAGGATCcaagaccagtggaagacctcgcgaaccgttcttatccatgagaaag gacactggatgaagcccagcctcaagaacaagctggattccgcaggggttcagctgcttggaccacatccagaccgtgtcgagggtcatagag gtgtcgactcgtcgtatgtgaggacattagccaatcgatgcacgactaggatacagcttttcctccgccctctcaccatacccgttggaaagggggtacgacaaggcgatactatatcgccgaagctgttcacggctgcattgcaatggataatgaaatcactttcctgggaagaaaggggcatacgtgttgatggaagatttctttcgaaccttcgtttcgcggacgacatcgttctctttccgagcagtaccaatgaagcagaaacgatgctcaacgaattgaacgaagcagggaagagaatacgactgcgaataaacaggaagaagacacagttaatgaagaacgcctactgcgaggacggaggagtacaacctaaaggctcccaaatcgtggaagcttcgtcatacgtataccttggaagttctatgaacatggaaaacgacttgaaggaagaactgaatagaagaatgagagcagcatgggtagcattcgcagccgtcagggaagctacggaccaacagacggaccaagatcttcttGCCCATCTGTTcaactcgacagttcttccagcgctctgttacgcagcggagacgtgggcaaacaccgctgccacgtctaggaagctacttactacccacagagcccttaagagatgtcttctgaagtttaaccggcgaaCACAACatctagccggtcttcgcagctccgacttaagaggaatgtcccgtcttcgcgacccagtggaatatgtatcgaaagcaaaacatatatgggccggtcacatcatgagaagaatcgacgatagatggactaaaagaacgctagagtggatcccaagagatgctaaacgccctcgagggagaccgccaacgagatggtgTGACGTATTCGCTACAcagatggaccagctgagagctcagctggatacggctcaaggacctcgtcaac ATTACTGCGCTAAAGTGGAGCAACGTGAGTCAGCAAAAATAACGAC GTTTTATGACCGTGAATGGCGCGGTTCAGAAGACCAAGCACTAGAACTTCGAGAAACTTTGATAAAAATGGCGAAGACAGGGGCTGCTGGTGTAG ATACAATCGccatggaaaatggaaaaccaATAATTCAGTCGCCCGGTAAAAAGTTCACCTATGAACGTCGATATTACTACTGGGatcaacatcaaaagccaaaaaaagaagaattactgTGTGGTTTGCTCATGAAAGAGTTGATGCGG ATACCCGGGAAGCAGACAGTACCAACAAAAAATGACGAAtcaaatgatgatgatgataacTCAAATGAAGAAGACTCCTCGGAATCCAGTgatgaaattctcaaaaac CTCCAATATCACGATGGCGATCGTCCCAAGCAGATCACTTGGGCATgcactgaagaaaaagaagactgTTGTGGAATTGATTGCTGCTCTAAGTCAACAGACATCCTATCGTATCT attccGGCTCTACATCCTCCCAATAATTGCTTCCTGTTCTTGTGGTGGTTTTGTTTGTCTTGTTTGGAGAAATAAGAATGCTATTTTacgactttttaaaaaaagactagcAG ACGGCAATGAAGTTTGGGAAACTCCTAGGCCACCGCCTGACATTTCTAATGCGAATTACCCACGTCAATCCTATCCAACACCTCCGCAACAGCaagaacttcaaaatttaCCAGAAAATGGAGTGAACAAGGAAGACGCAAGTCAGAAATTACGATCAGATGAACAGAAGAAGCCGAGCTCACCAAAGaatgaagataaaaaagagaacGCAGGTCCGGATCCAGCGCGcgacaaagaagaaaagaccGCTGAGAAGGGTAATGTAGAACAAGCTGAACATTAA
- a CDS encoding hypothetical protein (NECATOR_CHRIII.G12251.T2), which produces MTVLVIRGEKVPSRNVGGVGFVVHPSVVHLVDSHEILSPRLAILRLRPLRQKSISIINCYSPTSAADECELDEFYEELEEVIHNEKFFYKFVVGDFNAKLGKATEEEYSIERFGLGDRNENGNRLAGVLSAARLFHGNSLFMKKDHRRWTWESPNGATRAEIDHILTKQRWCLLDVSVVPSFCSGTDHRLLRAKIRLSHTMEKNICYRQRRRKEVVYDDCVLEDSLSQGDWHIEEDPNVDYEMLLRGSRACAERASKPRTTNLDRISKTTKELLERRRALRLDPNASHIERLKKILEAAQRRTSLKKCRRDLREYDIPLAALLSEYGARTSSRRVMEIITERFYSDLFRSSTPVSSPIIPTGEAPPRILPSEVRVAIKSMKSGRALGPDFISADFLRAGGHPLHVILAAHMTSYLQKERIQDQWKTSRTVLIHEKGDREDLRNYRPICLLSVLYKVFTKIILTRISRTLDEAQPQEQAGFRRGSAAWTTSRPCRGVETNAILSALVDQGVDSSYVRTLANRCTTRIQLFLRPLTIPVGKGVRQGDTISPKLFTAALQWIMKSLSWEERGIRVDGRFLSNLRFADDIVLFPSSTNEAETMLNELNEAGKRIRLRINRKKTQLMKNAYCEDGGVQPKGSQIVEASSYVYLGSSMNMENDLKEELNRRMRAAWVAFAAVREATDQQTDQDLLAHLFNSTVLPALCYAAETWANTAATSRKLLTTHRALKRCLLKFNRRTQHLAGLRSSDLRGMSRLRDPVEYVSKAKHIWAGHIMRRIDDRWTKRTLEWIPRDAKRPRGRPPTRWCDVFATQMDQLRAQLDTAQGPRQHYCAKVEQRESAKITTFYDREWRGSEDQALELRETLIKMAKTGAAGVDTIAMENGKPIIQSPGKKFTYERRYYYWDQHQKPKKEELLCGLLMKELMRIPGKQTVPTKNDESNDDDDNSNEEDSSESSDEILKNLQYHDGDRPKQITWACTEEKEDCCGIDCCSKSTDILSYLFRLYILPIIASCSCGGFVCLVWRNKNAILRLFKKRLADGNEVWETPRPPPDISNANYPRQSYPTPPQQQELQNLPENGVNKEDASQKLRSDEQKKPSSPKNEDKKENAGPDPARDKEEKTAEKGNVEQAEH; this is translated from the exons atgacggtactcgtcattcgtggagagaaggttccgtcgcgaaatgtaggcggtgttggttttgttgtgcacccatctgtcgtccatctcgtcgattctcacgagatcctgtcacctcgtctggccattcttcgcctccgccctctgcgccaaaaatccatcagtatcatcaactgctactcaccaacatcagcagctgatgaatgcgaattggacgagttttacgaggagctggaggaagtaatccaCAACGAGAAattcttctacaaattcgttgtcggagacttcaacgcaaaactaggaaaggccacagaagaggaatacagcattgaaagatttggactaggggaccggaatgaaaatggcaatcgtctcgctggGGTGTTGTctgccgctcgcctctttcatgggaactctcttttcatgaaaaaagatcatcgtcggtggacatgggaatcgcccaatggcgcgactcgtgcggagatcgaccacatactcaccaaacagaggtggtgtctacttgacgtctcagttgtaccatccttttgtagtggtactgatcaccgtctccttcgtgcgaaaatacgtcTTAGCCACacaatggaaaagaacatctgctatcggcaacgaaggagaaaagaagtcgtctacgacgattgcgtactcgaggactccttgtcccaaggtgactggcacatcgaggaggacccaaacgtggactacgagatgctgctcagaggatcacgagcctgtgctgaacgtgcctcgaagccgcgcacgacaaacttggatcgaatttcgaagaccaccaaggaattgttggaaagaagaagggctttgaggcttgatccgaatgcatcgcacattgaacGATTA aagaagattctggaagcagcacaaagaagaacgagtctaaagaagtgccgcagggatctccgcgaatatgatattccgctagcagccttgctgagcgaataCGGggctcgcacgtcttctcgtcgtgtgatggaaatcattacggagaggttctactcggaccttttccgttcatcaactcctgtgtcaagcccaatcatccccactggcgaagctccaccacggattctcccttcggaagtacgagtcgctatcaagagcatgaaatctgGCAGAGCCctcggacctgattttatatcagcagactttcttcgggctggtggtcatccacttcatgtaatcttagcagcgcacatgacatcctaccttcagaaggAAAGGATCcaagaccagtggaagacctcgcgaaccgttcttatccatgagaaaggtgaccgagaggaccttcggaactaccgtccgatatgcttactgagcgtgttatacaaagtattcaccaagatcatcctcacgcgcatatctaggacactggatgaagcccagcctcaagaacaagctggattccgcaggggttcagctgcttggaccacatccagaccgtgtcgagg cgtagaaacgaatgcaatactatcagcgctggtcgatcaaggtgtcgactcgtcgtatgtgaggacattagccaatcgatgcacgactaggatacagcttttcctccgccctctcaccatacccgttggaaagggggtacgacaaggcgatactatatcgccgaagctgttcacggctgcattgcaatggataatgaaatcactttcctgggaagaaaggggcatacgtgttgatggaagatttctttcgaaccttcgtttcgcggacgacatcgttctctttccgagcagtaccaatgaagcagaaacgatgctcaacgaattgaacgaagcagggaagagaatacgactgcgaataaacaggaagaagacacagttaatgaagaacgcctactgcgaggacggaggagtacaacctaaaggctcccaaatcgtggaagcttcgtcatacgtataccttggaagttctatgaacatggaaaacgacttgaaggaagaactgaatagaagaatgagagcagcatgggtagcattcgcagccgtcagggaagctacggaccaacagacggaccaagatcttcttGCCCATCTGTTcaactcgacagttcttccagcgctctgttacgcagcggagacgtgggcaaacaccgctgccacgtctaggaagctacttactacccacagagcccttaagagatgtcttctgaagtttaaccggcgaaCACAACatctagccggtcttcgcagctccgacttaagaggaatgtcccgtcttcgcgacccagtggaatatgtatcgaaagcaaaacatatatgggccggtcacatcatgagaagaatcgacgatagatggactaaaagaacgctagagtggatcccaagagatgctaaacgccctcgagggagaccgccaacgagatggtgTGACGTATTCGCTACAcagatggaccagctgagagctcagctggatacggctcaaggacctcgtcaac ATTACTGCGCTAAAGTGGAGCAACGTGAGTCAGCAAAAATAACGAC GTTTTATGACCGTGAATGGCGCGGTTCAGAAGACCAAGCACTAGAACTTCGAGAAACTTTGATAAAAATGGCGAAGACAGGGGCTGCTGGTGTAG ATACAATCGccatggaaaatggaaaaccaATAATTCAGTCGCCCGGTAAAAAGTTCACCTATGAACGTCGATATTACTACTGGGatcaacatcaaaagccaaaaaaagaagaattactgTGTGGTTTGCTCATGAAAGAGTTGATGCGG ATACCCGGGAAGCAGACAGTACCAACAAAAAATGACGAAtcaaatgatgatgatgataacTCAAATGAAGAAGACTCCTCGGAATCCAGTgatgaaattctcaaaaac CTCCAATATCACGATGGCGATCGTCCCAAGCAGATCACTTGGGCATgcactgaagaaaaagaagactgTTGTGGAATTGATTGCTGCTCTAAGTCAACAGACATCCTATCGTATCT attccGGCTCTACATCCTCCCAATAATTGCTTCCTGTTCTTGTGGTGGTTTTGTTTGTCTTGTTTGGAGAAATAAGAATGCTATTTTacgactttttaaaaaaagactagcAG ACGGCAATGAAGTTTGGGAAACTCCTAGGCCACCGCCTGACATTTCTAATGCGAATTACCCACGTCAATCCTATCCAACACCTCCGCAACAGCaagaacttcaaaatttaCCAGAAAATGGAGTGAACAAGGAAGACGCAAGTCAGAAATTACGATCAGATGAACAGAAGAAGCCGAGCTCACCAAAGaatgaagataaaaaagagaacGCAGGTCCGGATCCAGCGCGcgacaaagaagaaaagaccGCTGAGAAGGGTAATGTAGAACAAGCTGAACATTAA